One window of Candidatus Nanosynbacter sp. HMT-352 genomic DNA carries:
- a CDS encoding bifunctional phosphoglucose/phosphomannose isomerase, with amino-acid sequence MLDDMNVIKQYDPGDVLSGVLNIPEQARYEVSIHEGANQRRDFKNIVIAGMGGSALAADMVRVLTAGWLHIPLEVVKGYDLPGFVSEETLVIAVSHSGNTEETLSCYQQALEKKACLAAMSTGGALIERAKNDNVTYAQVPAGAQPRMSTVYHLRGLLKLLQHFWIIDNDLYDQVKNSADWLAGEISNWTAKTPEADNLAKQIAKLTIGKTLVVFGGELTWPLAYKWKISWNESAKNLAFSNQYPEFNHNEFIGWSSHPIEKPFTVFDIRSNLERDRIRERMELSDRLLSGKRPKAHVLELRGKTLMEQLLWGLVLADAASIYTAILNGVNPGPVQLIEKLKAELS; translated from the coding sequence ATGTTAGATGATATGAATGTAATAAAACAATATGATCCAGGCGACGTTTTAAGCGGCGTTTTGAATATTCCAGAACAAGCTCGATATGAAGTGTCGATTCACGAAGGTGCGAATCAGCGTCGAGATTTTAAGAATATTGTGATCGCGGGAATGGGCGGTTCGGCTTTAGCGGCCGATATGGTTCGAGTTTTGACTGCGGGCTGGTTGCATATTCCGCTTGAAGTGGTGAAGGGCTATGATTTGCCGGGATTTGTGAGCGAGGAAACGTTGGTTATTGCGGTTAGTCATTCGGGCAATACTGAGGAAACTCTGAGCTGTTATCAGCAAGCATTGGAGAAGAAGGCGTGTCTGGCAGCTATGTCGACTGGCGGAGCGTTGATTGAGCGAGCGAAAAATGACAACGTAACTTACGCCCAAGTTCCAGCCGGCGCGCAGCCACGAATGTCGACGGTTTACCATTTGCGAGGATTGTTGAAATTATTACAGCATTTTTGGATTATTGATAATGATTTGTACGATCAGGTGAAAAATAGTGCCGATTGGCTGGCGGGCGAAATATCTAATTGGACAGCCAAAACGCCAGAAGCTGATAATTTGGCAAAGCAGATTGCGAAATTAACAATTGGCAAGACGTTGGTTGTTTTTGGCGGTGAATTGACTTGGCCGCTGGCATATAAGTGGAAAATTAGCTGGAATGAATCGGCGAAGAATTTGGCGTTCTCGAATCAATATCCAGAATTTAATCATAACGAGTTTATAGGTTGGTCGTCGCATCCAATAGAGAAGCCGTTTACGGTTTTTGATATTCGTAGCAATTTGGAGCGGGACAGAATCCGCGAGCGAATGGAGCTGAGTGATCGTTTGTTGAGTGGCAAGCGACCAAAGGCGCACGTGCTGGAGCTTCGAGGAAAGACGCTTATGGAACAATTGCTGTGGGGCTTGGTGCTGGCTGACGCGGCTAGTATTTACACAGCTATTCTTAATGGAGTCAATCCTGGTCCAGTTCAGCTAATTGAAAAATTGAAAGCGGAACTTAGCTAA
- a CDS encoding ABC transporter permease, whose protein sequence is MKILVKNHFENATQALRANRGRTFLTIVGVAIGIASITMVLSLTGGFNHLFGDNSNQSSTPVAIVKSGNQKAVPNLLTESDNTTTVNTLTETDARDIGKIANTKAAPIAFLHAELRAREGKIDIQNAALIGSTESLKDVANLQIATGQFINDIGGVVVGQQLSVDLFGTERSIGNVIYIRNQPLTVVGVLKNIENQASYLDVNFNNAAIIPLSVIKKFTQGTPQIQQIIVTTKDHKNLNSVIKSADDILKKNHDSDKNYRIVSGEEINEKKSNVARFLSIILTVIGIISLLIGGIGVMNVMLVNVAERQREVGVRRAVGATGWDIINQFLIEAAIIGFLGGILGYGLGLAGAYVASLYLPLTPYIYWQTAVLSIGLSIIIGVISGVYPAARATRRDPIESLRY, encoded by the coding sequence GTGAAAATATTAGTAAAAAATCATTTTGAGAACGCTACTCAGGCGCTACGAGCTAATCGCGGACGAACATTCTTGACAATTGTAGGCGTAGCTATTGGCATCGCCAGTATCACCATGGTTCTATCTCTGACTGGCGGATTTAATCACCTATTCGGCGACAATTCCAACCAATCATCCACTCCTGTTGCCATTGTTAAGTCTGGCAATCAAAAAGCTGTCCCGAATCTGCTGACCGAATCCGACAACACGACGACGGTCAACACATTGACTGAAACGGACGCCAGGGATATAGGAAAAATTGCCAACACAAAAGCCGCGCCAATTGCCTTCCTACACGCCGAGCTGCGCGCCCGCGAAGGTAAAATCGATATCCAAAACGCCGCGTTAATCGGCAGTACGGAATCGCTAAAAGACGTCGCCAATTTGCAAATTGCTACTGGGCAATTTATTAACGACATCGGCGGAGTTGTCGTCGGCCAGCAATTATCGGTCGATTTGTTCGGCACCGAAAGGTCCATCGGAAACGTTATTTACATCCGAAATCAACCATTGACCGTTGTTGGCGTGTTGAAGAATATTGAAAATCAAGCCAGTTATTTGGACGTGAATTTTAATAACGCCGCCATTATTCCATTGTCTGTGATTAAAAAATTTACCCAAGGCACGCCGCAAATTCAGCAAATCATCGTAACTACCAAAGATCATAAAAATCTCAATTCAGTCATAAAATCGGCTGACGATATTTTGAAGAAGAATCATGATAGCGATAAGAATTATCGAATCGTTTCTGGCGAAGAGATAAATGAAAAGAAGTCTAATGTCGCGAGGTTTCTCTCGATAATCTTAACTGTAATCGGCATTATTTCTCTGTTAATCGGTGGAATAGGCGTTATGAACGTGATGCTTGTCAATGTTGCCGAGCGTCAGCGTGAAGTCGGCGTCAGACGAGCCGTCGGCGCCACAGGCTGGGATATCATCAATCAATTCTTAATCGAGGCAGCGATCATCGGATTCCTCGGCGGAATATTGGGCTACGGATTAGGCTTGGCGGGAGCTTATGTTGCCAGCTTATACTTGCCGCTCACGCCTTATATTTATTGGCAAACAGCCGTCTTATCAATTGGACTATCAATAATCATCGGCGTAATTTCTGGCGTATATCCAGCAGCCCGCGCCACTAGACGCGACCCTATCGAATCTCTACGATATTAA
- a CDS encoding ABC transporter ATP-binding protein, with the protein MKETIPPRIRLVNVTKKFGFGDAEIRALDNVDLTVKKGEFIAIMGPSGCGKTTLLNTLGLLDQPSEGEYYLDDVAVDNLSSRRRAKIRSKHIGFVFQNFNLIPRLTVIENVALPLTYKGLGKVKRLQEASRILKTFHLGQREYYMPHQLSGGQVQRVAIARALVNSPSIILADEPTGNLDSKSSHLIMEELSDLHRRGNTIIMVTHNPELTHYASRVITMLDGKIDTDEHKEKRKFTKKLIVDDEKDEKPKKQKSSKKSRAKKS; encoded by the coding sequence ATGAAAGAAACTATTCCACCACGCATTAGGCTTGTTAATGTCACCAAAAAATTTGGCTTTGGCGACGCTGAGATTCGCGCCTTAGATAACGTCGATTTAACCGTTAAAAAGGGTGAGTTTATCGCTATTATGGGACCAAGCGGTTGCGGAAAAACTACTTTATTAAACACCCTTGGACTATTAGACCAGCCATCAGAGGGCGAATACTATCTGGACGATGTCGCTGTCGACAATCTCAGCTCACGACGACGCGCCAAAATTCGTTCCAAACACATCGGCTTCGTTTTCCAGAATTTCAATCTTATTCCTCGCCTGACTGTAATTGAAAACGTGGCGTTGCCGCTAACGTATAAAGGACTCGGGAAAGTCAAACGACTTCAAGAAGCTAGCCGCATTCTGAAAACTTTTCATCTGGGACAGCGCGAATATTACATGCCGCATCAATTATCTGGCGGTCAGGTTCAGCGCGTAGCAATTGCCAGAGCGTTGGTTAATAGTCCGTCAATTATCTTAGCCGACGAGCCAACAGGAAATTTGGACAGCAAATCGAGTCATCTTATCATGGAAGAATTGTCCGATCTACATCGTCGCGGCAACACTATAATTATGGTTACCCACAACCCAGAATTGACTCATTACGCCAGTCGCGTCATCACTATGTTGGACGGAAAAATCGATACCGACGAACATAAGGAAAAGCGCAAGTTCACTAAGAAGTTGATTGTAGACGACGAAAAAGACGAAAAACCTAAGAAGCAAAAATCTTCAAAGAAATCGAGGGCGAAAAAATCGTGA
- a CDS encoding ribonucleoside-diphosphate reductase subunit alpha, producing the protein MKEINVVKRDGTKEPFDANKINTAILKACEGLPDQISKVVQVATELQLTLFDGITTEQLDEAVIQTVLQNVKDDPDYDKIAARLLLKTVYKQILGDYETAEELKKLHAREFPKFVKAAVKEGLLDKRMADGRFDLKKLAAELDPARDDLSKYLGVVTNKNRYALRKQSGSPIETPQFTHMRIAMGLSYNESDPTTAAIEFYNHMSNLEYVPGGSTRVNAGGSFPQLSNCFLLNVDDDMESIAKAVRDTMWIAKGTGGIGIGFTKLRAAGSPVKTTNTESTGPIPFMKMIDTALFAVSRKGKKAGAAAIYMENWHLNFDQFVDLRQNSGDPYLRTRFANTAVFISDEFMKRVEKDQDWYLFDPAETPDLTELYGEAFSARYKEYIKMAEAGKLRTFDKVPARQQFKRILTSLQATSHPWLTWKDTINVRALNNNTGTIHLSNLCTEITLPQDKNNIATCNLVSINLSAFLSEDKTWDWDRLKEAARAAVRQLDNLCDITQTPIPEAMHSNQQTRAIGLGIMGLSDVLEKLGYCYESKESYDLVDQLTEFISYHAIDQSADLAKELGSYPTFAGSGWSKGLLPIDTVDKLSKDRGVKVKIDQKTRLDWDGLRKKVKKGMRNATLMAIAPTANIGHVAGTTPGIDPQFAQIFSRSTLNGKFLEVNHNLVRDLKKLGLWDNLKDEIFAAQGDIQDIDGIPQNIKDVYKTSFQLSPYAFIEVAARAQKWVDQAISRNMYLETRDIDEYVKIYSEAWKRGLKTTYYLHVKPRHQSEQTTVSVDKIAEQKVRTNSKVRGFGFAKINK; encoded by the coding sequence GTGAAAGAAATTAACGTAGTCAAACGCGACGGAACAAAAGAACCGTTTGATGCTAATAAAATTAACACGGCTATTTTAAAGGCGTGCGAAGGTTTGCCAGACCAAATATCTAAAGTTGTTCAAGTTGCGACCGAATTGCAACTGACATTATTTGATGGAATTACAACCGAGCAATTGGACGAGGCGGTTATTCAAACAGTTCTCCAAAACGTTAAAGATGATCCAGATTACGATAAAATCGCGGCACGATTGCTACTGAAAACTGTCTATAAGCAGATTTTGGGTGATTACGAGACGGCGGAAGAATTGAAAAAGCTTCATGCGCGCGAATTTCCGAAGTTCGTTAAGGCGGCGGTAAAAGAAGGATTGCTAGATAAGCGTATGGCTGACGGTCGATTTGACTTGAAAAAGCTGGCGGCGGAGCTCGATCCAGCGCGTGATGATTTGAGCAAATATTTGGGCGTGGTGACTAATAAAAATCGCTATGCTCTTCGCAAGCAAAGCGGCTCACCAATTGAAACACCTCAGTTTACGCATATGCGTATCGCTATGGGGCTTAGTTATAACGAATCTGACCCAACAACTGCGGCGATTGAGTTTTATAATCACATGAGCAATTTGGAGTATGTCCCAGGAGGCTCAACGCGAGTTAATGCTGGCGGTTCGTTCCCGCAGCTCAGTAACTGTTTCTTGCTTAATGTCGATGATGATATGGAATCAATTGCTAAGGCTGTTCGCGACACAATGTGGATTGCTAAAGGCACGGGCGGAATTGGCATTGGTTTTACTAAGCTACGTGCAGCGGGCAGTCCAGTTAAAACCACCAACACTGAATCTACTGGCCCAATTCCATTTATGAAGATGATTGATACGGCGCTTTTTGCGGTTTCTCGTAAGGGTAAAAAGGCTGGTGCAGCTGCAATTTACATGGAAAACTGGCATCTGAATTTTGATCAATTTGTCGATCTTCGTCAAAACTCTGGCGACCCATATTTAAGAACCAGATTTGCGAATACCGCGGTATTTATCTCTGACGAATTCATGAAGCGAGTAGAAAAAGACCAAGATTGGTATTTGTTTGATCCAGCGGAAACTCCAGATTTGACGGAATTATATGGCGAGGCGTTTTCGGCGCGATATAAAGAATATATCAAGATGGCGGAAGCTGGGAAATTGCGTACGTTTGATAAAGTTCCAGCTCGTCAGCAGTTTAAGCGCATTTTGACTAGTTTGCAAGCGACTTCACATCCGTGGCTGACCTGGAAAGACACGATTAACGTGCGCGCGTTAAATAACAATACGGGTACGATTCACCTCAGTAACTTGTGTACGGAAATTACATTGCCGCAGGATAAAAACAACATTGCGACATGTAATTTGGTGAGTATCAATTTGTCGGCATTTCTTAGCGAGGATAAGACTTGGGATTGGGATCGATTGAAAGAAGCGGCTCGTGCGGCGGTGCGACAATTGGACAATTTGTGCGACATCACTCAAACGCCAATTCCAGAAGCGATGCATTCGAATCAGCAAACTCGAGCGATTGGCCTCGGGATTATGGGTCTTTCTGACGTGTTGGAGAAGTTGGGCTATTGCTACGAATCAAAAGAATCTTACGATTTGGTTGATCAATTGACAGAGTTCATTAGCTATCACGCCATTGACCAATCGGCTGACCTGGCGAAGGAATTAGGCAGCTATCCAACATTCGCAGGCAGCGGTTGGAGTAAGGGTCTTCTTCCAATTGATACGGTCGATAAACTGTCGAAAGATCGCGGCGTGAAGGTGAAAATAGACCAAAAGACGCGACTGGACTGGGATGGTTTGCGAAAGAAGGTGAAGAAGGGAATGCGAAATGCGACTCTTATGGCGATTGCGCCGACGGCTAACATTGGTCATGTGGCGGGAACGACTCCTGGAATTGATCCGCAATTTGCGCAGATTTTCAGTCGCTCGACTTTGAATGGTAAGTTTTTGGAAGTGAACCATAATTTAGTTCGCGATTTGAAGAAGCTTGGTCTATGGGATAATTTGAAGGATGAGATTTTTGCGGCGCAAGGCGATATTCAAGATATTGACGGTATTCCTCAGAATATCAAGGATGTTTATAAAACAAGTTTCCAGCTCAGTCCGTACGCGTTTATTGAGGTGGCGGCTAGGGCTCAGAAGTGGGTCGACCAGGCGATTTCTCGAAATATGTATCTGGAGACGCGAGACATTGATGAATATGTGAAGATTTATTCGGAAGCGTGGAAGCGTGGCTTGAAGACGACATATTATCTGCACGTTAAGCCGCGTCATCAGTCGGAGCAGACAACAGTTTCAGTTGATAAAATTGCAGAACAAAAAGTCCGCACAAATAGTAAAGTGCGCGGATTTGGATTTGCGAAAATTAATAAATAA
- a CDS encoding ribonucleotide-diphosphate reductase subunit beta, giving the protein MGILGSGLRDGLSLHPIRYPWAYDLYNQAVANTWFPNEVQLVQDLADFEKLSDDEKHALKTVISYLNPNELLINKSLAFGIYPYVNAAEAQLYLSKQMWEEANHFMTFEYIIETFPFDREEIYAAGFGKKSLADKADFQNKHLDVMLDPNLDIYSLEGKKDFVRSLVAYNIVLEGIWFYSGFMVGMSFRQRNLLRNVGSLLDWITRDENLHLTFGINLLLTILDENPELQTQEFAEEIRGLILQAVELEKAYNKDMLPKGILGLNADYVNQYVMHMTDRRLQELGFEPEYNVPNPAKWMAAANDTLELVNFFESTNTSYEVNTTK; this is encoded by the coding sequence ATGGGAATTTTAGGTTCAGGATTACGCGATGGATTGTCACTTCACCCAATTCGTTACCCTTGGGCGTATGATCTTTATAATCAAGCAGTGGCTAACACGTGGTTTCCAAATGAAGTTCAATTAGTCCAAGATTTGGCGGATTTTGAAAAATTGTCAGACGACGAGAAGCACGCATTGAAAACGGTTATTAGCTATTTGAATCCAAACGAGCTATTAATTAATAAATCATTGGCGTTCGGTATTTATCCATATGTGAATGCGGCGGAAGCTCAACTATATTTGTCAAAACAGATGTGGGAAGAAGCTAATCACTTCATGACATTTGAATACATTATTGAGACATTTCCGTTTGATCGCGAGGAAATTTACGCTGCGGGATTTGGTAAAAAATCATTGGCTGACAAGGCTGACTTCCAGAATAAGCATTTGGACGTGATGCTTGATCCGAATTTGGATATTTATTCGCTGGAAGGCAAGAAGGACTTTGTTAGATCTTTGGTGGCGTATAACATCGTGCTTGAGGGAATTTGGTTCTATTCAGGCTTTATGGTTGGCATGAGTTTCCGTCAGCGTAATTTATTGCGCAATGTTGGCTCGCTACTGGACTGGATTACTCGCGATGAAAATCTTCATTTGACGTTTGGTATCAATTTGCTTTTGACAATTTTGGACGAGAACCCAGAATTGCAAACACAGGAATTCGCAGAAGAAATCCGTGGCTTGATTTTGCAGGCGGTAGAACTTGAGAAGGCTTACAATAAGGATATGCTGCCAAAGGGAATTTTGGGATTGAATGCTGATTATGTGAACCAGTATGTTATGCATATGACCGACCGACGCTTGCAAGAATTAGGTTTTGAACCTGAATATAACGTGCCAAATCCAGCTAAATGGATGGCAGCTGCCAACGATACACTGGAATTGGTGAATTTCTTTGAAAGCACAAACACCAGTTACGAAGTTAATACCACGAAGTAA
- a CDS encoding pyridoxamine 5'-phosphate oxidase family protein — MRVDDMNELAKEILDTVEVGVLATVNVDRTPLVTPLHFARLGDSIVWISEPTARHSENAFRNGKAEFVVWDDKKRAVFLKTNVTELPESEKEAAMAAYKEKLADFMPRCQNPQIYVAPIGELDEKTTTGNWMHFIA, encoded by the coding sequence ATGAGAGTTGATGATATGAACGAATTAGCGAAAGAAATATTAGATACAGTCGAAGTTGGTGTGTTGGCAACGGTGAATGTTGATAGAACTCCTTTGGTGACGCCGCTGCACTTTGCGCGATTGGGTGATTCGATAGTTTGGATATCAGAGCCGACTGCGCGCCATTCAGAAAATGCGTTTCGGAACGGTAAGGCGGAATTTGTGGTTTGGGATGATAAGAAGCGAGCAGTTTTCTTAAAAACTAACGTGACTGAACTTCCAGAATCTGAGAAAGAGGCGGCAATGGCGGCTTATAAAGAGAAGCTGGCTGATTTTATGCCGCGTTGCCAAAATCCGCAAATATACGTTGCGCCAATTGGTGAACTTGATGAAAAAACTACAACGGGCAATTGGATGCATTTTATTGCATAA
- the argS gene encoding arginine--tRNA ligase, producing the protein MEQIISQVVKQLFDQDISVQLTRPDPKFGDFATNVALQLAKPLGKNPREIAEMIAENLRKEEEFSEVSVAGPGFINVKLSDQSVLNSLKKEPTTKRAGQTVVIETNCPNPFKAMHIGHALNAILADTMANLLAVDGAIVHRVSYHGDVGTHVGKSMWAILREIDGDMNKLNEIPADKRNEFMSRMYVEGARAAKESPEAKAEIDELAKQSFVLDDPLYKQVYEICKSWSFDEIDSNVGRLGNVPIERRYVESETEELGKSLIKEKTPEVFTKSDGAYVFKGSKYGAFDNVFIGSHGNGLYGAHDMGLIQLKYKDYPNLDLSITVNGEEQAAYFRGVIAASELSIPALKGKLFNYATGLVKLTTGKMSSRTGEVVTIGWLFDEFKKAIENAGGEPTDDVIAGALRYQFLKVKIGGDVIFDINDAVSLTGNTGSYLQYAHARARGILTKSDKEIAFPTELFDEDKMLVRKLSEYVDVVDRAKESLEPHHICTYLFELAQEFNRYYEKNQVIGSDKEAHRVGIVAIYADILKAGLAILGIVAPDRL; encoded by the coding sequence ATGGAACAGATTATTTCTCAAGTAGTGAAGCAACTTTTTGATCAAGATATATCGGTACAATTGACGCGTCCTGATCCGAAGTTTGGTGACTTTGCTACAAATGTGGCATTGCAATTGGCTAAGCCACTGGGGAAGAATCCGCGCGAAATTGCGGAGATGATTGCTGAGAATCTGCGTAAAGAAGAAGAGTTTAGCGAAGTAAGCGTGGCTGGTCCAGGTTTTATCAATGTAAAACTGAGCGATCAATCCGTTCTAAATTCTTTGAAAAAAGAGCCAACGACGAAGCGCGCTGGTCAGACGGTTGTAATTGAAACCAATTGCCCGAATCCATTTAAGGCTATGCATATCGGACACGCTTTGAATGCGATTTTGGCGGACACGATGGCTAATCTGTTGGCGGTTGATGGCGCAATTGTGCATCGAGTGAGTTATCACGGTGATGTCGGAACGCATGTTGGTAAAAGTATGTGGGCGATTTTGCGTGAGATTGACGGCGATATGAATAAATTGAACGAAATCCCAGCCGATAAGCGAAATGAATTTATGAGTCGCATGTACGTTGAAGGTGCGCGTGCGGCGAAAGAATCTCCAGAGGCGAAGGCAGAAATTGATGAACTAGCTAAGCAATCATTCGTTCTGGATGATCCACTATATAAGCAAGTTTACGAAATCTGTAAAAGTTGGAGTTTTGACGAAATTGACTCTAATGTTGGGCGACTTGGAAACGTGCCGATTGAGCGACGTTACGTTGAGAGTGAAACTGAAGAATTGGGCAAATCTCTGATTAAAGAGAAAACTCCAGAGGTGTTCACCAAATCTGACGGCGCGTATGTTTTTAAGGGCAGTAAATACGGCGCGTTCGACAACGTGTTTATTGGATCTCACGGCAATGGTCTTTATGGGGCGCATGATATGGGATTGATCCAGTTGAAGTATAAGGACTACCCGAATTTGGACTTGTCAATTACAGTAAATGGCGAGGAGCAAGCAGCATACTTCCGCGGCGTGATTGCGGCTAGTGAATTGTCAATTCCAGCCTTGAAAGGAAAATTGTTTAATTACGCAACTGGCTTGGTCAAATTGACAACTGGGAAAATGAGTTCGCGAACGGGTGAGGTTGTTACAATTGGCTGGCTGTTCGATGAGTTTAAGAAGGCAATTGAAAATGCTGGCGGCGAGCCAACTGACGACGTGATTGCTGGCGCGCTTCGTTATCAATTCTTGAAAGTGAAGATCGGCGGTGACGTCATATTTGATATTAACGACGCGGTAAGTTTGACGGGAAATACGGGAAGTTACTTGCAATACGCTCACGCTCGGGCGCGAGGTATTTTAACTAAATCCGACAAAGAAATTGCCTTTCCGACAGAGTTGTTTGACGAAGATAAAATGCTGGTCAGAAAATTGAGTGAGTACGTGGACGTGGTTGATCGTGCTAAGGAGAGTTTGGAGCCTCATCACATCTGTACGTATTTGTTTGAACTAGCGCAAGAATTTAATCGATATTACGAGAAAAATCAGGTTATTGGTAGCGACAAAGAAGCGCATCGCGTAGGAATCGTGGCAATTTACGCTGACATTCTTAAGGCTGGACTGGCTATTTTGGGAATCGTGGCACCGGATCGCTTGTAA